The genomic stretch TTCAAcagcaacaaacaacaacaacaacccgaTAATCTCACCCACATACAATTCTACTTCCACGACTATGTCACCGGTCCAAGCCCGACAGCTCTCCGTATTGCTCAAGCTTCGTCCACGGCTCAATCCACCAGCACCTTCGGTGCCCTAGTAATGATCGATGACCCGTTAACAGAAGGCCCCGATAATAGCTCTAAAGTTATCGGGTACGCGCAAGGTATGTACGGGTTTGCGGACCAGAAACAATTGGCGTTACTAATGAcgatgaatttggtgttttcgGAAGGGCAGTTTAATGGGAGTACATTGAGTGTTATGGGAAGGAATTCAGTGATGGAAAGTGTAAGGGAATTGGCTGTTGTTGGTGGAAGTGGATTGTTTAGGTCTGCTACTGGTTATGCACAAGCTAAGACTGTTACGTTTATGGATACTAATGGCGCTACTATTGTTGAGTATAATGTTTATGTTTCTCATTGATTTTATTAATTGCAAGTTTTGTATGAAACCATCTCAGTTCAGTTTATTATTTGTTATGAGTATGATTTTTATATATTTCTTAATTTCTTACTGATTATTTGATTATGCGATTTATTTAAATCCATTCAGTGAGAATTGTAAGAGAATGTTTCCCCTTGAGTATGGTAAAATTTACCCGTAAAGTTTAAAGTAATTAAAGTATGAAACTTTTATCATTCTTCATAATGATGTAGTCTTTCGGAAGGACGCAATAATTTTTTTCAGCAGTAATATAAAAAGGTAAGTTAACGTACTATCCGACTCATATATGCAAGTCTTTAATTCTGGACTCGGCTTGGAATGTGGAAGTTACTCATATATATTGGGAGGCAAATACGTGTGCAAATTGGCTAGCCAATTTGGACATTACACTGGGACCAGAAGCTTAACATTATCAAGTTTGGAAATATATATTGGGAGGCAAATACGTGTGCAAAGATGTAGGATTATTTGGCTTGTTGGAGACAAAAATAGAGAATAAAGCTTTCAATAAAGCAGTGAATAGTTTTAATAATGGATGGAGTATCACTAATAATAATGGTTATCATAGTGGTGGAAGGATTTGGGTTTTGTGGCAGCCAGGGATGTATAGGGTGCATGCCATTGAGTATAATGCTCAATATATTCATATGAAGGTGGAAGCATTGGTGTCAAGGAATGTTTTCTATCTGACTATGGTATATGCCTTCAATGGGATTAATGAGAGGGCACCATTGTGGGATAACTTAAGAAATATTGCTACTCAGATGTCTGGACCATGGGCCATAGCTGGGGACTTCAATTGTGTGTTGGCTGCTAATGAGAGGTTTGGGGGTGCTACTTCTTTGGCAGAGATGGAGCCATTTAGAAAGCGTGTTGCTGATTGTGAAGTGCTTGATATTGCTGTAGTAGGGTCTGTATTTACTTGGAATAATAAACAAAAACCTGAGGAACGGATATACAGTAGACTGGATAGGTTTTTGATTAATAAGGCATGGTGTGATAGCTTTCCTGATATGTATGCCCAGTGTTTGCCTGAGGGGATGATGGATCATACACCATGTATAGTCAAGAGCAACAAGGTTGTGCAAGGCAAAAGGAGCTTTAAATATTTCAACATGTGGGGCAAATCCAAAGAGTTTCTTACCTTGGTGAAAAAGCAATGGAATCATAACATTGATGGGACTCCCCTTTTTAAGTTGGCAAAAAATCTAAAGAATCTTAAGCCAAAGTTGAAGAGACTGAATAGGGAGGGTTTTAGTGATATTGAGAAGACTACTAGTATCCTAGAAAAACAGGTAAAGGAGCTGCAAATGCAACTTGGTGCTGTTCCTTCTGATTTGAACTTGATAGGTCAAGAGTTTGAGGTTGGCCAGAAGCTCAGGGAGATGCAGTGTGCTAGGGATAGCTGtttgagcttgtgtcctccacaaattagtgtgtgataacattaataaatctcttaaaggttcacaagggtatacttcgtattttaatcagttgattaacgattacctaataacggttggcttgctagaaagtttgacgttattatcatacagatggcggtgatcaactggtccctaaaggtcacacctataggatgtgtttgagagaagtggttatagaaatatgatcacattgatgccttatatgactaaacagttagtcaatgtgttgatgagacaattatttaatgaagattaaataatattagttgagacgaattaactgtcaattcgtaaattgaatataataaattatatttaattaaatgtatgtaatgttagcttggacaatAGAAACAGATATCTAAGGAATGATGAGAGAGGAATTTAGAGAGAGAATATTCTCTGAATTCTAGGTCACGATTTCTGAGCAATGGCACGGAAAGTTAGCAATCTTCATCATTCTactgcaaattctacaaaaaatACAACTAAAATTAATAATTCATCAACTATTAACAccaataatagtagtaataaatCTAATAATCATACAAAAAATACTTCTAGTAACAATAAATCTACTGGTGAGAATGTTCATGTTGAAACAATTGATGTAGACATAGTATCTGCAAAGACGGCTGTTGATGCTGCGGTGAAGGAGAAAGGAGATATTGTACTTGCTGAGGGATTGGTACTTTCTGATGATCCTAAGGATTGACGTGAGGTTTCGGCGTCCTCAAAGACCTGCTCTGCTGTGGCTCGTCTGGAACCTATTGCTGAAGAGGGTGATTTGGGGGGTCCTTCCAGTCCTCGTTTGAAGCTCTCTGTGGATGATGTCAAGGACGAGATTGCGTACTGGAATTTGGCGATTTATGGTTATGTCATGAGTGCGAACCCGCCTCGAGAAGTGCTTGCTAATTTTCTAAGACGAATTTGGTCTGCTTATGACATTACCCAGATCTCTTTCTTGCCAAATGGACTATTTGTGGTAAGATTTGCCAAACCTGAGCATCACAAACTTGTTTTGGCTAATGGTATGTTTTTATTTGATGGGAAACCCTTAATTGTCAAACCCTGGGATCCTACAGTTAGAATTTCCAAAGTCTCTGTTAAGAAGGTGCCTATTTGGGTTAAACTGGTTGGTTTGGATCTTAAATTTTGGGGTGCTAAATGTCTAGAGAAATTGGCAGGATTAGTGGGTAGGTTTATCAGAATTGATGATCTTACTTTGGAGAAATCTCTGCTGGGTTTTGCTAGATTGATGGTGGAAGTTGAAATAGATCAGAAATTCCCTAACCAGATCATTTTTGAGGATGAAGTAGGCTCTCAAGTGCGTGTAGCTGTTGAATATGATTGGTTGCCCATTACATGTCAGAAATGTAAAGGTATTGGACATAGCACTCAGAATTGCAGAAGGAAGGCCCTGGGTACTAGGAGACCTACTATGGCTCAGCCTATGAAGCAAGTCTGGAAACCAAAGACAGTGGGTACTGCAGCTCCTGTGGATCCTAAAGAGTATCCTCCTTTGATGAAGGAGAAGCGTAATCCTGTGGTGGTAGCTACTCCTGTAGTTACCCCGGCTCCTAGTCATGGTCCTGTGTACACTCCTGCCAGAGTGATAACTAAACTGACTAGGCATGAGACTAGGGTGGTTTCAGGACAGGATACTGAGTTCAATACTACCTTTAATACTGAGTTGGCTGAAGCTGAGAAAACTAATGAAATGGTTGATAAAGGAGGGGGTGGAGGGGAGATTGTATCCCCTAATGATTAGACTAGGAGTATGGAATGTGAGGGGTCTGAATAGTGTTCCTAAACAGAAAAATATCAAATGGTTTCTACATCATAATGATGTAGATCTATTTGGACTCCTTGAGACCAGAGTGAAACCTGGATCTCTAAATAAAGTTACTAATAATGTTTGCTATGGGTGAAAGTATGTTACAAATACAAGTATGCATCCTGGAGGTCGAATTTGGATACTTTGGAAGGGTTGTAAAGTTGATGTTGAAGTGTTAGAGATGGCATCTCAATATATCCATGCTAAGGTGAAGGTGTTGCAATTTGGTGTCACTTTTActtctacttttgtttatgcctTTAATAAGCTTGAAGATAGGTTACCTCTCTGGAATGACTTAATAAGGCTGTGTGTGACAGGTCCCTGGTTAGTCTTAGGGGATTTTAACAATGTGCTTTTTTCTAATGAGAGGTTGGGGAAGCTGGTTAAAGATAATGAGATGGCTCCCTTTCTTTCTGCTGTGAATAATTGTGGTCTTCAGGATATGAAAACTACATGTGCTTTTTTCACATGGAATAACAAACAAGCTAGTGCTACTAGGGTGTTCAGTAGAATTGATAGGGTTTTGGTGAATGGTGATTGGTTGAAGGATTGGTCTGACTGGTTTGCTCATTACCAGCCTGAAGGAGAGTTTGATCACTGTCCATGCATTGTGTCTTGTGGTGATAGAAGCTCAGGGACTAAGAAACCTTTTAAATTCTTTAATATGTGGACCAAGGTGGAGGATTTTGGGACCCTTGTGACTCAGCATTGGCAGATGCAGATCCAGGGTACCCCTATGTTCAGAATGGTCAGGAAACTGAAGCTTCTTAAACCCTCTCTCAAAAAGCTTAACAAAGACTTGTTTTCTGACATTGAAAGAAATGCGGATGTGGCATATAATCTCTTGCTGGACTGTCAACAACAGTTGCAGGGTAATATCACTAATACTCATTTGATGGATAAGGAGAAACAGATCAGGGAGTCCTATCACTTGCTTGATGATGCTAGGACTGCTTATCTTAGGCAGAAGGCTAAGTTTGCTTGGGTCCATGATGGGGATGCAAATACCCACATGTTTCATCAAGCTATTAAACAGAGGCAGATTCATAATAAGGTCTTGCAAATAGAGAATAAGGATGGAGTGGAATGTAAGGATCCTAATGATATTCTACAGGCTTTTGTAGACTATTACAAGTCCTTGTTGGGGGCCAAAGCTCAGACTTCTTGCTTCTATAAAAATGTTGTCACTCAAGGAAAGGTTATTAGTGAAGGAGATTGGGATGGGTTATGCAAGATACCTACTGAGGAGGA from Silene latifolia isolate original U9 population chromosome 5, ASM4854445v1, whole genome shotgun sequence encodes the following:
- the LOC141657421 gene encoding dirigent protein 22-like, translating into MSLLHFPSIILLLTLIIFPTTNAIFSRRITKEEFNSNKQQQQPDNLTHIQFYFHDYVTGPSPTALRIAQASSTAQSTSTFGALVMIDDPLTEGPDNSSKVIGYAQGMYGFADQKQLALLMTMNLVFSEGQFNGSTLSVMGRNSVMESVRELAVVGGSGLFRSATGYAQAKTVTFMDTNGATIVEYNVYVSH